The Vicia villosa cultivar HV-30 ecotype Madison, WI linkage group LG1, Vvil1.0, whole genome shotgun sequence genome includes a region encoding these proteins:
- the LOC131593553 gene encoding uncharacterized protein LOC131593553, whose translation MVTPDDLVANKPRTSHAQRTKETTRRPKRPNSDHTSQLSVPPSREELTKSSSRYAHNAIAKIVTRILNENHDVPGISVPLNSVLPESHDNTHFNGNTIDTVQANDDMDTTVHEENVVNKDVDDAFNMDVNVDDNNKNDDVEETIGKDDVIADDDHTEVLIDEEVPSNVFGDKNEGHTEGGQTEEKEPEKTHTDKVINLDDFSDDDLVASINPSIAKRLMRRKGKQAVDEDSLKKNVVVKPTSVGPKNSWIKVVSKKRKARIIAENESDSDVVVDINDIHPKKKVSTSKLATSVPEVPIDNIYFHYPSNVIRWKFVYQKRLALERELAQNALECEETVNLIHEAKLIKTVTQFSKCYEVFEKEFIVNLHEDCGNKKAKDYLKVFVRGNCVNLSPTVINKFLERPNEAQPELEVSDNQMCNVITAGQVKTWPVTADIKLSNSESED comes from the coding sequence ATGGTGACTCCAGACGATCTTGTGGCAAATAAGCCAAGGACATCGCATGCACAAAGAACCAAAGAAACAACAAGGAGACCTAAAAGGCCTAATTCTGATCATACTTCTCAATTGTCTGTTCCTCCCTCTAGGGAAGAATTAACTAAATCAAGTTCTAGGTATGCTCACAACGCCATTGCTAAAATTGTTACCCGTATCTTGAATGAGAATCATGATGTACCTGGGATTTCTGTTCCTTTAAATTCTGTTCTTCCTGAGTCACATGACAATACACATTTTAATGGTAATACTATTGACACTGTCCAAGCAAATGATGATATGGATACGACTGttcatgaagaaaatgttgttaaTAAGGATGTTGATGATGCTTTTAATATGGATGTGAATGTGGATGATAATAATAAGAATGATGATGTGGAAGAGACTATTGGTAAGGACGATGTTATTGCTGATGATGATCATACTGAGGTCCTTATTGATGAAGAGGTACCTAGTAATGTTTTTGGTGATAAGAATGAGGGCCACACTGAAGGTGGTCAAACTGAAGAGAAAGAACCTGAGAAGACCCATACTGATAAAGTAATCAACCTTGATGATTTCTCTGATGATGACTTGGTTGCTTCTATCAATCCAAGTATAGCCAAAAGGCTTATGAGGAGGAAAGGGAAGCAAGCTGTGGATGAGGACTCTCTGAAGAAAAATGTTGTGGTTAAGCCCACTTCTGTTGGACCCAAAAACTCATGGATCAAAGTGGTGTCTAAGAAGAGAAAGGCCAGAATCATTGCTGAGAATGAGTCAGATTCTGATGTTGTTGTGGATATCAATGACATCCATCCCAAGAAGAAGGTCTCTACTAGCAAGCTTGCTACTAGTGTACCTGAGGTGCCTattgataatatttattttcacTATCCATCCAATGTAATCAGATGGAAATTTGTCTATCAGAAAAGACTGGCCTTAGAGAGGGAGCTTGCTCAGAATGCTCTTGAGTGTGAAGAGACTGTGAATCTCATTCATGAAGCTAAGCTGATAAAAACTGTGACTCAATTCTCCAAGTGTTATGAAGTCTTTGAGAAGGAGTTCATTGTGAACTTACATGAAGATTGTGGCAACAAGAAAGCTAAGGATTACTTGAAAGTGTTTGTCAGAGGAAATTGTGTTAACCTCTCCCCCACTGTGATCAACAAATTTCTAGAAAGACCCAATGAAGCTCAACCGGAGCTGGAAGTGTCTGATAATCAAATGTGCAATGTAATTACTGCTGGACAAGTAAAGACATGGCCTGTTACTGCAGATATTAAACTCAGCAACTCTGAGTCTGAAGACTAA